In Cervus elaphus chromosome 24, mCerEla1.1, whole genome shotgun sequence, a single genomic region encodes these proteins:
- the LOC122682684 gene encoding protein ATP6V1FNB-like: MKDLFTSQKQACWQEHIRKETAARVAWNLSYGHKHPKEGALPRKRPQKAPFRSALGAGPSQATSAPDSKEVPAGRPETRGLQGQLSRGVGVHGPAPKVDRGWQAQKATRGPADQTKPVGSGMRQVSPSTLQLLFQGVSYDGQGRASYLRERYRQKPEEKFLYPIVSSWEYGWHMGEAMKDTRPPTYARFQPITKSFYIKSNIFHVSPRTDQLL; this comes from the exons ATGAAGGATCTGTTCACCTCCCAGAAGCAAGCCTGCTGGCAGGAGCACATCCGCAAGGAGACTGCCGCTCGGGTGGCCTGGAACCTCAGCTATGGCCACAAGCACCCAAAGGAGGGAGCCTTGCCCAGGAAGCGGCCTCAGAAGGCCCCCTTCCGGTCGGCCTTGGGAGCGGGGCCATCGCAGGCCACCAGCGCCCCTGACAGCAAGGAGGTACCTGCTGGACGGCCAGAGACCAGGGGGCTCCAGGGTCAGCTGTCCAGGGGAGTGGGTGTCCACGGCCCTGCGCCCAAGGTAGACAGAGGCTGGCAGGCCCAAAAAGCAACTCGGGGGCCTGCAGATCAGACCAAACCCGTGGGCTCAGGGATGAGGCAGGTCTCCCCAAGCACCCTGCAGCTGCTCTTCCAAGGCGTCTCCTACGACGGCCAAGGCCGGGCCTCGTACCTCCGGGAGCGGTATCGGCAGAAGCCCGAGGAGAAGTTTCTGTACCCGATAGTGTCATCCTGGGAGTACGGCTGGCACATGG GGGAAGCCATGAAGGACACCAGGCCTCCAACTTATGCCAGGTTCCAGCCCATCACAAAGAGCTTTTACATCAAAAGTAACATCTTCCATGTCTCACCGCGAACAGACCAGCTGCTGTGA